A stretch of the Argentina anserina chromosome 6, drPotAnse1.1, whole genome shotgun sequence genome encodes the following:
- the LOC126796889 gene encoding IAA-amino acid hydrolase ILR1-like → MEEKPKPHPAMVNNEAMYDHIKKVGEVLVGKPNVQLMPLTTGSEDLSLFAEKVPAAMFIVGIRNATLKSDKNLHSPNFFIDEESLPRSNTSCCSYLDGNDAITW, encoded by the coding sequence ATGGAGGAAAAGCCAAAGCCTCATCCAGCAATGGTTAATAATGAAGCAATGTACGATCATATAAAGAAAGTCGGTGAGGTCCTTGTTGGGAAACCTAATGTGCAGCTTATGCCATTGACCACGGGTTCTGAGGATCTTAGCTTATTTGCTGAGAAGGTTCCGGCTGCGATGTTTATCGTTGGAATAAGGAATGCGACTCTAAAATCAGACAAGAACTTGCACTCGCCCAACTTCTTTATTGATGAGGAATCTCTTCCAAGGAGCAACACTTCATGCTGCAGTTATTTGGATGGCAATGATGCAATAACTTGGTAA
- the LOC126798142 gene encoding uncharacterized protein LOC126798142, producing the protein MPRHHNSDMDLMMIPGKIRKRGCSSSASSSSSIIQNYRFKRAILVGKRGGSSTPVPTWKLTSSRSPANALRGGMESPKYAAASQSNGGGVGKGKQSPRPPVSARKLAATLWEMNEVPSPRVKEEEADERRMRKEIRAREKERVARSMRSGSLPPHLSDPSHSPVSERMDRSGTGSFHRRTSSISQRLRLTDQHSGILDPHGNGSLMEVETRLRAHTPTRSRAQTPSASIVGIKPRLKDVSNALTTSKELLKIIHRIWGNEDQPSSSMALISALHTELERARLLVNQHIHDQRSEQNEIGYLMKCFAEEKAAWKSKEHKVVEAAIESVAGELEVERKLRRRLESLNKKLGKELAETKASLVSAVKELESEKRTREIMEQVCDELARDINEDKVEAEEFKWETAKVHEEVEKEREMMQFSDVIREGRAQEKLSEAKYQLEEKNAAVDMLRSQLEAFMGSKRTKEKGRGSAHLVDEDIAAYLSRTRLGSHQDEGKDEDEGVVEDGVECEEDSAESDLHSIELSMGNNNNKSYNWSHASVAARDQRWVPHDDEEIKGRKSVSGKPPRKSTSLQRSISDGLEWGMQTERLQSSGDGVDWDSFPDLERQIQGKGCGDETQGYKSSKGLRDQMLSGSRFGSARVHASPTRQWGQPWPSRDPTGIVHDRPPSVHGSGSKSRLAELRGEGQNGRRSKR; encoded by the exons ATGCCGAGGCACCACAACAGCGACATGGACCTGATGATGATCCCGGGGAAGATCAGGAAGCGTGGATGCTCGTCCTCGGCGTCTTCGTCGTCGTCGATCATCCAGAACTACAGATTCAAGCGTGCGATTCTGGTCGGGAAGAGAGGCGGATCCAGCACGCCGGTGCCGACGTGGAAGCTCACGAGCTCCAGGTCTCCGGCGAACGCATTGCGCGGGGGGATGGAGTCGCCGAAGTATGCGGCGGCGTCGCAGAGCAACGGCGGCGGAGTTGGGAAGGGGAAGCAGTCGCCGAGGCCGCCGGTGTCGGCGAGGAAGCTGGCGGCGACGTTGTGGGAGATGAACGAGGTGCCGTCGCCGAGagtgaaggaggaggaggcggaTGAGAGGAGGATGAGGAAGGAGATTAGGGCTAGAGAGAAGGAAAGGGTTGCTAGGTCTATGCGATCGGGTTCTCTGCCTCCTCATCTCTCCGATCCGTCTCACAGTCCTGTATCAGAG AGGATGGATCGATCTGGAACAGGTAGCTTCCACAGAAGGACATCCTCTATTTCACAGAGGCTCAGGCTTACAGATCAACATTCTGGAATATTGGATCCTCATGGAAATGGCAGCTTAATGGAG GTTGAGACACGACTGAGAGCCCATACACCAACACGATCGAGAGCACAAACTCCTAGTGCTTCAATTGTTGGAATCAAACCACGTTTGAAGGACGTTAGTAATGCTCTGACCACGTCCAAAGAGCTGCTGAAAATTATTCACCGTATTTGGGGTAATGAAGATCAGCCTTCATCTAGCATGGCTCTTATCTCAGCTTTACATACTGAGCTTGAGAGGGCTCGTTTGCTGGTGAATCAACATATCCATGATCAGCGCTCAGAGCAGAATGAGATAGGCTACCTCATGAAGTGTTTTGCTGAAGAAAAGGCAGCTTGGAAAAGCAAGGAACACAAAGTTGTAGAGGCTGCCATTGAGTCTGTTGCAGGAGAACTTGAGGTAGAGAGAAAACTGAGAAGGAGGCTTGAAAGCTTGAACAAGAAACTTGGGAAGGAGTTGGCGGAGACAAAAGCATCTCTTGTCAGTGCGGTGAAAGAACTTGAGAGTGAGAAGAGAACGAGAGAGATAATGGAACAAGTGTGTGATGAATTAGCCAGGGATATTAATGAAGATAAAGTTGAAGCAGAGGAATTTAAGTGGGAGACTGCAAAGGTTCATGAAGAGGTCGAAAAGGAAAGGGAGATGATGCAGTTCTCTGATGTAATCCGTGAGGGGAGGGCTCAAGAGAAACTCTCAGAGGCTAAATATCAGCTCGAGGAGAAGAATGCTGCTGTTGATATGTTGAGGAGTCAGCTTGAAGCCTTTATGGGAAGTAAGAGAACCAAAGAAAAAGGGCGCGGTTCTGCTCATCTGGTCGATGAAGATATTGCTGCCTATCTAAGTAGAACTCGTCTTGGTTCCCATCAGGATGAGGGAAAAGACGAGGATGAAGGAGTGGTTGAAGATGGGGTAGAATGCGAAGAGGACTCTGCTGAAAGTGATTTGCATTCCATAGAATTAAGTATgggcaacaacaacaacaaaagttATAATTGGAGTCATGCTTCTGTAGCTGCTCGGGATCAAAGATGGGTTCcacatgatgatgaagaaatcaAGGGTAGGAAGTCCGTGTCAGGCAAGCCACCAAGAAAGAGCACCTCTTTGCAAAGGAGCATATCAGATGGATTGGAATGGGGCATGCAGACTGAAAGGCTTCAAAGTTCAGGAGATGGAGTTGATTGGGACAGCTTTCCTGATCTGGAGAGGCAAATCCAAGGAAAAGGTTGTGGAGACGAAACGCAAGGCTATAAGTCATCGAAGGGTCTTAGGGACCAAATGTTGTCTGGTTCTAGGTTTGGATCTGCTAGAGTTCATGCTAGTCCAACACGGCAGTGGGGACAGCCATGGCCTTCACGTGATCCTACGGGTATAGTTCATGATAGGCCTCCCTCTGTGCATGGAAGTGGTTCTAAGTCGAGGCTAGCTGAACTAAGAGGTGAAGGCCAGAATGGCAGAAGGTCTAAACGGTGA
- the LOC126796888 gene encoding uncharacterized protein LOC126796888, giving the protein MNNGRSRKRKIKNTSNGQSRKKKNKINEKSRSSWQTPPDDIIQCILQRLTIWDRIQVRMVCQSWRSVSMRKHIRSYPNEAPWLLMRSLKSPVFSNYDHIVFFSLSDRKTLKLTLPRAIREGWVYGSSKDWLIIVKGAYSTMFLLNPISGALSKLPCLSSVFSGFGALKELKGELDTQVMNDFCNRVALSSSDIFAEQCMVGAIFRDRIVAVCRPGDKRWKKVLEFEQSEDAPKLCDIAFSSGMLYVLVKYSDVDVASRATMFTGNEVEIR; this is encoded by the exons ATGAACAATGGTCGATCCCGTAAGAGAAAGATCAAGAATACGAGCAATGGTCAGTCCCGtaagaaaaagaacaagatCAATGAGAAATCCCGTAGCAGTTGGCAGACACCGCCGGACGATATCATCCAGTGCATTCTACAGCGTCTGACTATATGGGATCGAATACAGGTAAGGATGGTGTGCCAGTCTTGGAGGTCAGTTTCTATGCGAAAACACATTCGTAGCTATCCAAACGAAGCCCCCTGGTTACTAATGCGTTCACTTAAATCCCCAGTTTTCAGCAATTACGATCACATAGTCTTTTTCAGCCTCTCGGATagaaaaactcttaaattgaCGCTGCCTAGGGCAATTCGGGAGGGATGGGTTTATGGATCTTCTAAAGATTGGTTGATTATTGTCAAGGGGGCATACTCTACAATGTTTCTGCTAAACCCTATTTCAGGTGCCCTATCGAAACTGCCATGTTTGAGCAGTGTTTTCTCTGGCTTTGGAGCTCTCAAAGAGTTGAAGGGAGAGTTGGACACACAAGTCATGAACGATTTCTGTAACCGAGTTGCATTATCGAGCTCCGATATTTTTGCAGAGCAATGTATGGTCGGAGCAATTTTTAGGGATCGTATTGTAGCTGTTTGCAGACCTGGAGACAAAAGATGGAAAAAAGTCCTGGAGTTCGAGCAATCTGAAGATGCGCCGAAGCTTTGTGATATAGCGTTTTCTTCTGGTATGCTGTATGTCTTGGTTAAATATAGTGATGTTGATGTTGCAAGCCGAGCTACAATGTTTACAGGTAACGAGGTGGAAATAAG ATAA
- the LOC126796890 gene encoding uncharacterized protein LOC126796890 encodes MSTSAASTEPSVDSNVEENLSAPLWKYVTKDIVVDADGVARAGGGNVTFTCSFCEKRFNGSHSRVEAHFLKIPRKGIKPCTKVTQAKMQEMQQLLDWCAQQLRERAPNKVPLPPSSSFSGSGSSYFPLMERDDEAKKRRVSPQLAKAFKIEDRQQCDAEIARLFYSSGLSFNVARNPLYRSSYTRASNIPGYVPLGYNALRTTLLDNERRHVEQTLEPVKKTWKETGVSLCSDGWTDGQKRPLINMMAAATNKAMMLRAVNCDGTTKDKTEISKLLLASINEIGSENVVQVVTDNAPVCAAAGAMVEEAHPHIFWTPCVVHTLNLVLKDTLKAKAYLPGENVEKELGWLMDVCNDVWFIKNFIVNHNMRLSMYNDNCALKLLQVAETRFASHYVMLKRFRDVKNSMQQMVISPRWDMYREDDVKKARAVKEMLLSDTLWEQIDFMIAFMSPIYEMIRIADLDKPCLHLVYEWWDTMIEKVKKAIYTPEFANVLSIHCDASRFYDVVYSTLIARWTKSSTSLYCMAHSLNPKYYSSQWLEEDLNWVAPHRDTELTNERRRCLIKLYPDPQVRNKVMEEYGYFSLNMGDYSRPDALENKFYFEPLIWWASYGASTPRLQSLALRLVNQPCSSSCCEINWSTYSFIQGLKRNKLEPKRAQDLVYVHTNLRLLAKAEPTYYKDRDSMWDLTGDGHESMEPGINDDVLELAELSLDEPALERMLVNDEMDY; translated from the coding sequence ATGAGTACTTCAGCAGCATCTACAGAACCTAGTGTCGATTCAAATGTGGAGGAAAATTTATCTGCGCCACTTTGGAAATATGTCACTAAGGATATAGTTGTTGATGCCGACGGTGTTGCAAGAGCAGGAGGAGGAAATGTGACTTTCACTTGTAGTTTCTGCGAAAAGAGATTCAATGGGTCACATTCTAGAGTCGAGGCTCATTTTCTTAAAATCCCAAGAAAAGGGATCAAGCCTTGCACCAAAGTCACACAAGCAAAAATGCAAGAGATGCAACAACTTCTTGATTGGTGTGCGCAGCAATTGCGAGAGAGGGCTCCTAATAAGGTTCCTTTGCCTCCCTCTTCTAGTTTTTCCGGAAGTGGTTCAAGCTATTTTCCATTGATGGAGAGGGATGATGAAGCAAAAAAGAGAAGAGTGAGTCCACAACTAGCCAAAGCTTTCAAGATTGAAGATAGGCAACAATGTGATGCTGAGATTGCGAGATTGTTTTACAGTAGTGGACTATCGTTCAATGTTGCAAGGAATCCTCTCTACCGAAGCTCTTACACCCGTGCTAGCAATATTCCGGGTTATGTTCCTCTAGGGTACAATGCTTTGCGGACCACACTACTTGATAATGAGAGGCGTCATGTTGAGCAGACATTGGAACCTGTGAAGAAGACATGGAAAGAGACCGGTGTGAGCTTGTGTTCCGATGGGTGGACTGATGGCCAAAAGAGGCCATTAATCAATATGATGGCTGCTGCTACAAACAAGGCTATGATGTTGAGAGCGGTCAATTGTGATGGGACGACCAAAGACAAAactgaaatttcaaaattgcTTTTGGCATCCATCAATGAGATTGGTTCGGAAAATGTGGTTCAAGTGGTGACGGATAATGCGCCTGTTTGTGCTGCTGCCGGTGCAATGGTTGAAGAGGCACATCCACACATATTTTGGACACCATGTGTGGTACATACACTCAATCTTGTTTTGAAAGATACTTTGAAAGCTAAAGCTTATCTACCCGGGGAGAATGTGGAAAAAGAGTTGGGGTGGCTTATGGATGTTTGCAATGATGTTTGGTTCATAAAGAATTTTATCGTGAACCATAACATGCGTTTGTCCATGTATAATGATAATTGTGCCTTGAAGTTGCTTCAAGTTGCCGAGACAAGATTTGCTTCCCATTATGTGATGCTTAAAAGGTTTAGAGATGTGAAGAATAGCATGCAACAAATGGTGATTAGTCCAAGATGGGACATGTATAGAGAAGATGATGTTAAGAAGGCAAGAGCGGTGAAGGAAATGCTATTGAGTGACACCTTGTGGGAGCAAATTGATTTCATGATTGCATTTATGTCACCTATATATGAGATGATAAGGATAGCCGATTTGGATAAGCCTTGTCTTCACTTGGTTTACGAGTGGTGGGATACAATGATAGAGAAAGTGAAGAAGGCAATTTATACTCCCGAGTTTGCCAATGTCTTATCAATTCATTGTGATGCATCAAGGTTTTATGATGTGGTGTACTCCACCTTGATTGCTCGGTGGACTAAGAGTTCCACCTCACTTTATTGCATGGCTCACTCTTTGAACCCAAAGTATTATAGCTCTCAATGGCTTGAAGAGGATCTTAACTGGGTTGCTCCACATAGAGATACCGAGCTCACCAATGAGAGGAGGAGATGTCTTATCAAGCTCTATCCGGATCCGCAAGTTCGTAATAAAGTGATGGAAGAATATGGATATTTTTCATTGAACATGGGTGATTACTCAAGACCGGATGCTTTGGAAAACAAGTTTTATTTTGAGCCTCTAATTTGGTGGGCCTCCTATGGAGCTTCTACACCAAGACTCCAATCTTTGGCTTTGAGGTTGGTTAATCAACCTTGTTCATCTTCTTGTTGCGAAATAAATTGGAGTACATATAGCTTCATACAAGGTTTGAAGAGGAACAAGTTGGAACCAAAAAGAGCTCAAGATTTGGTGTATGTTCATACAAATCTTCGACTTTTGGCAAAGGCCGAGCCTACCTATTATAAAGATAGGGACTCAATGTGGGATCTTACGGGAGATGGTCATGAGTCTATGGAACCGGGGATTAATGATGATGTGCTTGAGCTTGCAGAATTGTCCCTTGATGAACCGGCATTAGAAAGGATGCTTGTTAATGATGAGATGGACTATTGA
- the LOC126800931 gene encoding putative pentatricopeptide repeat-containing protein At5g37570 yields MVECMRILKGESSVLTLLKACKTQSHLRQLHALIIRKGLDQHHVLISQLISLSFLPSYSTAVFNHLTAPTTYLWNSLLRSHCETSTLSSTLSLFIRMKRGDAAPDRCTYPSLVKACAAEGRVKEGSAVHASAVRCGVGGDVYVGTCLVDLYGKCGEVECARKVFDEMSTRNVVTWTALVVGYAGVGDMAEAMSVFDEMPARNVVSWNSVIRGFVGLGDMRHARRVFDRMPGRNVVSVTTMIDGYAKCGDMTSARVLFEQVPVKDVVMWSALISGYVQNGMPEQAVEMFVEMSRGNVKPDEFVVVSLMSACSQVGSFGLAEWVDSYLSNSSINICSPHVLAALIDMNAKCGNMERAMSLFDIMPKRDLITYCSMTQGLSIHGRGKQAVALFNEMLSEGLAPDEVAFTVILTACSRSELVEEGWYFFELMRGKYSMIPSPEHYACMVDLLGRSGQLKEAYELLQSMHVEPHAGAWGALLGACKLHCNVELGQLIANRLFVLQPENAGTYVLLSDINADFHRWLDVSVLRNKMNERGIKKIPGISSINLEG; encoded by the coding sequence ATGGTGGAATGCATGCGCATACTGAAGGGAGAGTCGTCAGTCTTGACATTACTAAAAGCCTGCAAAACCCAATCCCATCTCCGCCAGCTCCACGCCCTCATCATCCGCAAAGGCCTAGATCAACACCACGTTCTCATTTCCCAACTCATCTCCCTCTCCTTCCTCCCTTCCTACTCCACCGCCGTCTTCAACCACCTCACCGCCCCCACCACCTACCTCTGGAACTCTCTCCTCAGATCCCACTGCGAGACTTCAACCCTCTCCTCCACCCTCTCCCTCTTCATCCGCATGAAGAGGGGGGACGCCGCGCCGGACAGGTGCACGTACCCGTCGCTGGTGAAGGCGTGCGCAGCGGAGGGGAGGGTAAAGGAAGGAAGTGCGGTGCACGCGTCGGCGGTGCGGTGCGGGGTGGGCGGTGATGTGTACGTGGGGACTTGTTTGGTTGACTTGTATGGGAAATGTGGGGAGGTTGAGTGTGCACGGAAGGTGTTCGATGAAATGTCGACGAGGAATGTGGTGACGTGGACGGCTCTGGTTGTTGGGTATGCCGGTGTAGGGGACATGGCGGAGGCGATGAGCGTGTTTGATGAGATGCCGGCCAGGAATGTGGTGTCGTGGAATTCGGTTATTAGGGGGTTTGTTGGGTTGGGGGATATGCGGCATGCGAGGAGGGTGTTTGATCGAATGCCTGGGAGGAATGTGGTTTCTGTTACTACTATGATTGATGGGTATGCCAAGTGTGGGGATATGACATCGGCGAGGGTTTTGTTTGAGCAGGTTCCGGTGAAAGATGTAGTAATGTGGTCGGCCTTGATATCGGGGTATGTGCAAAATGGTATGCCTGAGCAGGCTGTGGAAATGTTTGTTGAGATGAGTCGTGGGAATGTGAAAccggatgagtttgttgtggtgaGTTTGATGTCAGCTTGTTCGCAAGTGGGTAGCTTCGGACTGGCTGAATGGGTGGATTCGTACTTGAGTAATAGCTCAATTAATATTTGTTCGCCGCATGTTCTAGCGGCTCTGATTGACATGAATGCAAAGTGTGGGAATATGGAAAGAGCAATGAGTTTGTTTGATATTATGCCAAAACGGGACCTAATCACATATTGTTCAATGACACAAGGGTTATCTATTCACGGCCGAGGGAAACAGGCTGTTGCCCTGTTCAATGAGATGTTAAGTGAAGGTTTGGCACCAGATGAGGTAGCTTTTACAGTGATCCTTACAGCTTGTAGCCGTTCTGAGCTTGTTGAGGAGGGTTGGTATTTCTTTGAATTGATGAGAGGTAAATACAGTATGATACCTTCTCCTGAACACTATGCATGCATGGTTGATCTTCTTGGTCGGTCGGGACAGTTAAAAGAAGCTTATGAGCTTCTACAGTCAATGCATGTGGAACCTCATGCTGGTGCTTGGGGTGCACTACTTGGAGCCTGTAAGCTACATTGCAATGTTGAGTTAGGGCAGTTGATTGCTAATCGACTTTTTGTGCTTCAACCCGAAAATGCTGGTACTTATGTGCTCCTGTCAGACATCAATGCAGACTTTCACCGATGGTTGGATGTCTCTGTTTTGAGGAACAAAATGAATGAGAGAGGCATAAAAAAGATACCCGGTATCAGTTCAATTAATTTAGAAGGCTGA